CACCCCCTTCACTCTCAGGAGTGTCACTGTTGTGTGACATTATACGGTACCCGAGTTAGAGCTTTGTACCTTTGGATCATGCCTGGCTACCACTCCCTGTTCTTCGGGCTGCAAGCTCTTTGGAGTCTTCCCAGCTGTAAGATGCTTTTATCAGTCAGGCCGGCCCAAGCCACCACCACCTCTCACCGGGATTACTGGATTACTGCAGGGGCTCCCTGGTACACCTGAAACAGAAACAGTAGAAAATAACATATTTGGCTTATTGCAAGGAATTGGTTTATGTGATCATGGGCACTGGTCAGGCAAGTCTGAAGTTCATAGAGCAGGCCAGAATCCCCTGGGCAGTTGCTGATGCCCCAGCCCACCTgaggttcttcttcttctataGGGAAACCTTAATTTTGTTCCTAAGGCCTTTCAACTGATGCAGTTAGGCCCACCCCAATTATTCTCCTTTACATGGAGTCAGCTCATTATAGATGTTAATCACAACCACACAGTATCTTCATAGCAACACCGAGATACTGTAATTGATCAAAGTTGGCACGTAAAACTGACCATGACAATGGCCATCACAAGAGTGCCTACTCTATGTAGGGattgtgtgaggattaaatgagatggtgaTATGCAAAGGAGGATAGGCCTGCAGTAATCTTAGCATAGTAAGCCGTTATAAATCTTAGCTGCTACTTTTGTTAGCTTATTACTAAAGTTATAAGCAAGAGGCAGTATAACAGGTCCATAATCCTCTTATGCAATTCAAAAATCAAGCTCTGAACccagaagaggttttttttttaagattttatttttaagtaatctctatgcccagtgtggggtttgaatttataaacccaagatcaagagttgcatgctctaccaacagagccagccagatgccccacaaggtttttttatttgtttgtttgtttgttttaagttatttaataGCAAAACCCAACCTGCTCTGAACTCCTTTGGTGACAGAACCTTGTCAGCGCCGACACAAGTCTGTTTATAATGTTCATGTGCTGTCCTTACTGTGAATACTCATGTTCATGTTTCCTGTGCAAATGTTCATCGAGTTGGTTGCGGGGCGCTGCCTCGGACCCCATAGGGAAGACGAGTGAACTTGAGGATTCCCCCTGGTTCAGAGCGGATGTCATCCTCCACCCTCCAAGGGCAACACGATTTTTGCCATCCTCAGAAAATGTGTTTTCCGCCTTCACTGCACGGGAGGATACCAAGGGCAGAGAGGGTCCCCCGCTGGCCCCCACCCCCCCTGATTTCTGGGCCTGGGGCCGGATGGTGCCCGCTCTGTCAGGCGCTATCCtcaccactttatttatttacttatttatttttaagattttatttatttatttgataagagatcacaagtaggcagagaggcaggcagaggatgggggtggggaagcaggctccctgctgagcagagagcccgatgcggggctcgatccgaggaccctgagatcatgacctgagcccaaggcagaggcttaacccactgagccacccaggcgcccctatcctaaCCACTTTAAAGCACCAGCTCATTTAATGACCACCACAGCCTCACGAGGGAGGGGCTCTTACCTCATTTGTCATGGAGGAAGGAGGCAAGGGGAGGTtaaaggaacttgcccaaggttacacagcgaGGAGTCCTCAAGGTGAACCAGGCGCTGCTCCCTCAGGCCTGAACAGGAAAAGCAACTACCAAGAGCGCCCCTCTCCGTCCTTGCGCAGTCCTAGAACCGTGCCAGGCAGTGACCTGCCCCACGGGGCTACCGGTTCTAAGAAGATACCAGCGTGCCAGCGTGCCGGGAAAGGTAGTTTGGCTGTGGGAGTTTATTTGGCGGGACTCTGGATCCCGAGCTGGCTGAGGCCCCCTGGGCTTCACAGTTATTCTTCGTAGATGGAATTTGCCTGTTCTCAGCACCAGCTGTCCTCGGAAATCTGTGCTAAGGTCAGGAGGTGACACAGTgacatttgttttctgcttttctaatACTGAATGATAGGGAGGAGTAAGACTGTGCTTCTTCCAGAAAGATCATTCTGAACAGACATGAGGAAGATACAGACAGTGAAGGCGGTGGGGTGGAGGCTGGAGAATGAGGAGGAGAAACCGCCCTCTCTACGTGTGCAGTCGAGGGACGGCTTGTAGACGGCTGTGTCCGGGCGTACTTCGTGCACCATCCCCCAGGACACACACCCACAACACAAGTTCTGTCAAACAATGCTGCTTCTTACTACGTGTGATGCACCccaacattttctattttctgttccattttaaacttttccttttctacttcattaaaaaaattggttAGTAAGTCACTAAGTGAATCCACGATCCATTAATAGGTTACCGATGCCACGGCGGTCAGAAAAGAACCCGGCCTCGGATCCTCGGGGGGGCTCCGTTATTTCTGCAGAAGCAAACATCTGCAGCAGTTTCCCTCTTTACCAATGAGGGCCTTTGGCTCTGTCCTTGGCCCCCGGTTCAAGGGCAAGGTTGAAGGCTCAGGGGCCCGCTGTCCTGCGTGTACCCAGTCTCGggcctctccctacctctcttcGCCCTGCTGCCTCATCTGCCCTTCCGTGGTCGTTCTCGTGGccctctcctgtccctgcttGACAGCAGGCGGGGAGGAAGGCCAGACGGTGAGGCAAGTCCAGACCCCGAGGAGAAAGGCGAGGCCTCATTCATGCAGGGGTTCCCCTGGTTCCTGTCCATCTGGGTGCTTCTGACCCACTCCGTGCCTCACTGGTGGTCCTGAGTCTTGTGGATGAATTTCCCAGGCCCCCCTCACCCTGTCCTGGTCCCAGGCAAGTGCGCTGTCTTCGTGCTGTGTGGCCCCCAGTGGGGCAGGCCAGGGAGTGGAATGAACTTGGGTTCTAAGGCTCCAGAGACTGCTCTGATTCCCTCTGGGACTCGGGGCAAGTCTCCCAACTCCCCGGCCTGGACAGCTGCATCTGGAAAATGAAGGTATTGGATAATCTTCAAGGCCCTTTCAGTTTTAACTTAAAATGCCTCTAGAATCCTTATCTGTCACTTGGGAAGTACATTTTTTGTCTGTCAAAATCTAGATTAAGGATCCTGGTAACTAACAAACTGCTAAGGGCTTCCTATCTCTTGCCTTggttaatcctcacaacaacctgaTAAGTGGATACTCTTATAATCTTACTACAGAGGGGGAAACTgcggcacagagaggttaagtaatctgcCCAAGGCAGCACAGCTTATAAGTCGTggctcaaacccaggtctgtttgATTTGAGGTGACTCCTCCTGTGGGCTCTTGGAAAAAGGCAGACCTCCTGCTGTTACTGCAGACCTGCTGTAGAGATGAAAAAAACGAAGCATCCTTCCAGACGGATGAGAGGGTGGGGAGCCCGGTGGGAAGCTGGTGATGAGCATGTGTGTCTTTATCTGTCTGCAGGGACATTTGTATTTTGGAGTCTGCATTTCTGCAAGACTTCCACTCACCCTCTGTCTTCTCAGTTGCCTGAGTTACCCCCGGGGCCTGGAAACCATGCCCGCTGCTCTGCTGCCAGTGGACTCCCCAGCTCCACAGGCCTGGAACGACCCCTCAGCCCCACTCCCAGCGCACTTGACGTTTAACCGATAAGGCCATTCCTCTCTCTGGAATGTCTGTAACAACATTCCTTTCTGCCCCTTTGCTGGGACTTCTTCTTTGCCCCAACACCTTCAATGTATGGTTTCATGAGGAGAGAGATATTTAATTGTTGGAGTTAAGGGTGTTAGTGATAAGATGCATGTGGTTCTAGTTTATGTACGTGAATGTCATGTTTCTATGCCTCTTTGCATACAAGGAAGGAGTTACGTATTCAAGGAAAAGCGTCAGGATGGAAAATATGACCAAATGCCATGGGTAAAATTATAACTGTTAAAATAGTGTTTAAATTGAAATAAGATGTAACCCCACTTGATAAGCTATTGAAGTCAAGAAATACATAATCACAGTGAAAGAAAggccgtttaaaaaaaaaaaaaagcaggcttctggctggtTAAGCCATGCCTTTTAAAATGACCCGTATTGGAGTGCTGGCTGACTCGTAGGTAGAGCAcacaattcttgatcttggggtgagttcgagccccacatgggtgtagagattattttttttaaatcttaaaaaaaaaatttaaataggggcacctgggtggctcagttgattaagcctctgcctctggctcgggtcatgatcccagggtcttgggattgagccccaactagggctctctgctcagcgggtagtctgcttctccctctctctctgcctacagctcccctgcttgtgcacgtgctctctctctgcccccctgtgtcaaataaataaataaaattaagattaaataactCTTGGTTGAGGTGGAGCACATGTCCACCAAGACAACGAAGTTCTGGAGACTGTCTGTCCGGAGGTGATAGAGATGTAATAACCAACCACTCACTGAGCTCCTGCGCTGGGCCTACTCTGTGCTCACCTATGCTGTGTCCTTCAGCGTGCCTGCAAGGTCATTGGGTGTTATCCATACCTAACGgtcagagaaactgaggcctgtgAAGTTATGTGATGGTGAGATACATTTCCTCGGTCGAGTTGCATACCTTCCCAGAGCCCCAGCTCCTCTCTCTGTGAAATGTAGTCATGAAAACTTGACCTTAAGCCCCACAAGGGCAAGAAGTTTAAGGCCCAAGCCTAGAGGAGACCAAGCAGTGTGCTCTCAGAAATCTAGAAGTTCCTGTGTACCCAGCTGCAGCAGCCCCCTTCACCCCAGCCTAGGAACCGATGGTTGGTGTCCCCGTACCCTCAGTGGGGCTGAGACAAAGGAGGCCTGGTCTTGCGTGTTCTAGAATGTGCCAGTTGCCCCAGCCCAAGTCCACCCTGATGGTAGTTAGGAAATTCGTGCCATCTGTTTTTGCGTTGTTCTCTtcggtggtggtgggaggggatAGGAATTTGAAGATAACATTTTATCCCTATAAATACAGCAAAAAATATACTATGAGACTGTGAGCACATTGGGGAGACAGCATTGCTTGTATATTTCTAGCACTGTAAATGGTTTTTTGAAGAGCAGATtgcttacatttttaataagtgaTGACATTGTTCATGTACTTTGGTCCAGGAATATAACTCAACAAATTATAAACTAGCTAATAGAAAGATATTCGTAATCCTGCCATTTATGGTTTTAAAGaattggaaagagcccaaatactcAAAATAGAAGAAGAGCCCCCCAACCGGTACACAGTATCACTAATATAAAATAGTGCTGTGTTAGTGACAACCATTTTGGTTATTTCAATACATGGGAATGTTTATAGGAAGCAATATTACCTGTaagaagcaaaatataaaattgatcATTTATACTGATTGCATCCACGTAAGTACATTAACCAAGATGAAAGGAGATTtgggttgatttttaaaaattcaccattTAACATACTTTGAATTCCTTTCTATGTAGATTTGCTTTGGTccctgggattttcttttctttctttctttctttctttcttttttttttttttcccccagaaaggtATTGCCATGGGCTTGTCATGATACTTTGTCACTTTTCCTAAGTCTGTGAGTGGACGTGACATTGGGCAGGCAGGGGCGAGCTCCTGATGGGATGAGCTGGCTGAGGACTGGCTCAGGGATGGCCGCTTTGTACCTTCGGCCGCTGCCGTCTGCACATCCTGTGGTGGGACGAGATGTCACCAGCTTGGGCTGGAGAAGCGGAGATCTTCAGCTCCCTCCAACAGCTTCTCTCCTGCTTTCTAGGAGGATCAGCCCATCTACATGGCAGTGAAAGGAGTGGTGTTTGATGTCACCTCTGGAAAGGGTAAGTGGCTCGGCTTTATGAATCCTTACTTCTGGGGAGCTCGGCAGCCAGAGTGGGCACTGGATGTGTGAACAAAGGGAGGGGACACTGGCCAGGTTCTTTTCCCTCAGACGGAGATAACATTCTTCGTCAGTGTTGTACTTCCACAGTGGTTTTCTAATGAGGTCACGCTCCTGCTCAAAAGCCCTCCATGGCTCCCTGCTGCCCATGTCATCAAATCCCAACTTGATGTTTTTACCATGGTTGAAGCAGTGAGAGGAAAAGTGTTGCTTTGCAAGGTGTTGGGATCGCAGAACATGACAGAACATTTTAATGTCACTTCATGGTTTCTCTAGTGGTAATTACCGATGATATCATGGCAGTTTTGTTATGGTTCATTGTTACCCGATACCAAGCAAAAGATGTTGAACTGAGGAGACTTGGCTTCCACCAACATTTAAGAAGACTGAGCATTCTTcctgtttgcattttaaatatttttaagagattgttTTCactctagattttttaaaaatcacctttcaGTCCAGCATGTGTGACTTATTCCAAAGTCTGCATTAGTGGAACCCAGCCTGACGGCAGGGGCTGGCTTATTGGGCTTCATGtcttctctgcttcccctctccgtGGGCCTGGAGGCTTCGGCAGCACCGGATTGGGCTcagaagccccctcccccaccacagacCGTCTCCTTGCTGCCTGGCGTGCATGTCCACACTCAcgacttcttccttcttctccactgCAGAGTTTTATGGACGAGGAGCCCCCTACAATGCCTTGACTGGGAAGGACTCCACCAGAGGGGTGGCCAAGATGTCTCTCGACCCCGCAGACCTCACCCATGACACTGTGAGCCAGATTATGAGCCTTTGTCAAAATGTCCCACCTGCCTTGGCCATGGCCTTTTTCACCTAGGCAATAGCAAAGCTTCCTAATTAGCCTGTTGATCTTCCGTCCACTCAGTGTGGCCAACTGTTTTCTTGAAACAGAGATCTTACTATGCCACTCCTACTCAGACACCTCCCAGACTCCCCAGTACCTGCAGAGTCATGTCCAAGCTCCCATGAACTTGGGACCTTCACAGTTTGGCTCCAACCTGCCTTGGTGGTCCCCTCCCCCTTGCAGTCTGCACCCGCCACCCCCAGGCTCATAGGTTTGCTGTTGGTCTCGGACACCCATTCCGCAGGCCGCTCTGGGCACGAACAGGGTTGAGAAGCAGAGTATCCTTCATGTTCATAGTcctatgaaagagaaaacagcattGACAGAAGCCATTTGAGGGCCTCAAAATCCCAGCAGGGGGGCCGGCATTCACCCAGCTGTGCTCAGATGAGTCAGACTCACAAACCACAACATTACAGAAAGATTCAGGAGCCAAGGAAGGGGAAGGGTGTATGAATCTGTCacgggagaggggtagagggccATGAAAAGAACGTGGGTGCAGACTGCGTAGCGTGTACCCGACCCTGCCCCAGACTGGGTGTTCTCTGGAGTCATGAATTCCCACATCAGTCAAACAGCAAAGGGCCCCTGCCCCACCATCCCCCTACACACAGGGGTGGTTCTTGAAAAGTCGGTTGGTTGTTGAGATACGTTGTCGCCAGCATtaggggtgtgggggcaggggggtggggtggtgagaGTCCAGTGCAAGGCATGACTCACtcatcccacccccccacccctcccccgtgTCGCTTGGGCTTTTCTCCCCAAGACGGGCCTCACAGCTGAGGAGCTAAAATCCCTAGACGACGTCTTCACCAAAGTGTACAAAGCCAAGTACCCCATCGTGGGCTACACGGCCCGGAGGATTCTCAACGAGGACGGCAGCCCCAACCTGGACTTCGAGCCTGAAGACCAGCCCCATTTTGACACAAAAGACGAGTTTTGATATTCCATCCTGGGATCGTGTTCCtgatggggggcggggcagggagacCCTCAGCTGCCCGAGCCTCTGGGCACCCGGACCCAAATAAAGCAGACGTTGAACCGGGAACCCTGAATGCTTGTTATAGTCCTTGGTCGAGTGTTCTGTCCCCAtggcacctcccccacccccgcacactGACCAGGCGGGTCAGGACGGTGGGGCCAGGAGCGCCCTCGGTGTCACCGTGGAAGTGACTGACTGCttcagatttctgtttttttgtacTTGAACCAGATTCACTGTGACCATGTTTACTTTAGAATGAGCACGAAAATAAACTTCTTATTTTTCACAAGAGAAGATTCTTCCCCACACGCCCTCTCCTTGAGGCCTCATCTGCTCCACGGGCAGGGGCAGCCTTGTGCGTGGGCCGCCCCTTCACAGTCCTGCCTGCAGTGTCCCCACCCCTGAGGGGCCGTCCTCGCCATCCCCACCCGGGGAAGGTACAGTgggagcggtggggagggggacgCCAGAGGGGCTGGCTCGACACTGCCACCAGGACAGAGTGACCCCCTGACTGGCTTCAGCCCCATCTGGGCTGGAAAGTGGTGGCCAGGGCCTTGTGGCCGGAGCCTGGCCTGGACGTCGCCCCAAACTTGGTAAGGTCCATGCAACACGCGGGACTCGGATTAGATTCCATaaggatttcattccttttgaggggggatttttttcccctctaaggGACACTGGCcctgtctgaagacatttttatatgtttgttgtCACAGCTGTAGGATTCTACTGGTAGCTCGTGTTAAACAGcctacagtgcacaggacagccttCCCTCCCCAGACCAAGAACCTCTGGCCCAAAGGGTCTCATGTGTTGAGGCTGAGAAGCGCCACGTTAAACTCATCCTGGAAATTTTATAGTAGAGATGAATTTCTTTGACAGAAACTAAATAGCATCTCTTCCCAAGAGAGAATTTTTACATTAAGTGGAAGATGCTCCTAAGGGGACTGAATGTTCAAAATGCTGATGCTggggcccagccccagggccccagatTCCGGATTTCTAGAACATGGCCCGGGAGCTGCATTTTTAATGAgcaccctcctgcccccctccccccaggagacTGTGACATGAATGGGCTCGGACAGACTTTGATAAACATTACCTTCTGTCTCACCTGTCACCTCAGGGAGAACCTACCACAGCCTTTCTGAGGACCAGGCTTAACCTCTGCCTGGTTCTTCCATGTGTGCAGACTAGAGACTCTCCCGGTGAACTCTGGAGTCCCACTCAGAAGCTGGGAGCTTGGTGACCACCCACCCAAGAGTAAAGGGCCTGGAACTTATCAGACCAGACTCTTTGGCCTGGAATTCAGAAAGGCCTTCATGTGGCCAAGGTAGTCTGTACCCGGACATGTGGCCCCAAAAACACATGACACTTGAGTGCACACAGATGGTTACAAGTTTCTGGAAACACCTGAGTGAGGACTTCTTTTACCAAACACCTGCAACCCACTTCCTGCCTTATCAGGCAGTGATGGGGGAGGAGTCCCTGCCTCAAAGCCTGGGCTGCAGGCTGGGAACTTTCCAGGACCACTGTCCTCCCCACGCCCCTCTCTCCTTGATGTCCCACCCCTCACAGCAAAGCATGGTTTCCCTCAAGGCTTCAGGCTCCCCACTCCTGGGGCAGTTCCGCCCACTTCGCTGCCCTATACCCCAGCAAGGGGCTTCTCTGAATCAGAATGTGTCTCATTCAGAGATTCTAGGACAGAGCACACAgaaacccaggcagcctggagaGGCCCCACACAGGGTGAGCGCAGCTCAGGGAAGGGAAACCCAGCTGGCCCTGTCCCTGGGCCCACTCCACGGATCGCTGTGATTCCTAGAGACCACCTACAGGGCCCGACTCTGAGGGAGGGCAGCTTGAGGGCACAAAGGCTGCACAGGCTTTTCCAGAAAGGGCAGGCAGGCTGCCTTCGGGTGGCAGGGAATCTGGCCAGGCAGGGGTTGGCCCTGCAGACGTGCACCCAGGACATGCCACATAAGCACGGCCTCAAGAATTACTTAATACCACGATGTGTTGGTCACCTCTGATGCCCCATTCGCAGCCTGTCGGCCCCCCACATGTGGTGGTATCTCTCAGTGCCAAGTTCAGCCATTTTCCCCTGGGCTTCTCTGCCAAGCGAGCCGTCTAAGCCATTCTAGGGCACTCCAGCCGGCAAGGGCAAGGAGCTAACATCCCAGCCCCCCGGAACACTCCTCCACCAACAGGGGCTGGAGTCTGCAGAGGCCTCCCCGCACTGAGGCTCGTTCTTTGGGCTCCTGAGAGGGTCTcaggtgggactgagccccagctgCACACAGAGGTGATCCGCTCAGTAACGCCCCTGGACCTGTGTTACTCCCCTCAGTCCCCTGGGCCTCAGCCCAAGGATCATTTCCCAAATGTCTGTCCCTGCGCACCAGCCCCTACCCAGCAGCGGCACAAGCCAGGGTAAGACACAATTGACTTCCTCAGACACCAATGGATCGCCTTAGGCCAAACCCGGGTTTACTAGTAGCACCTCACCCCTTTGCACACTTACCAGTTTCCTAAGTCTCCTTCCTGCGACCACAGCTGTGTAAGTAATGACCCCCAGAACTTACTTGTGTGCAATGGCTCCTCCTCGTGCTCGGAGGTGCAGTGGCCAGTGACTCTGCGAGGGCACCGTTGGGGATGCGGGTCCGTCCCGGCTGTCTGGGGCCTCCGCCTGAACGAAGAAGCGGGGCTCGCTCACATTTCCCGGGGGTGGAGCCGGTCCTGG
The window above is part of the Mustela erminea isolate mMusErm1 chromosome 17, mMusErm1.Pri, whole genome shotgun sequence genome. Proteins encoded here:
- the NENF gene encoding neudesin, with the protein product MAGPASRRRLRRLAALALLLALAPGPPATWAGQVPRPAERGPPVRLFTEEELARYGGEEEDQPIYMAVKGVVFDVTSGKEFYGRGAPYNALTGKDSTRGVAKMSLDPADLTHDTTGLTAEELKSLDDVFTKVYKAKYPIVGYTARRILNEDGSPNLDFEPEDQPHFDTKDEF